One region of Glutamicibacter sp. B1 genomic DNA includes:
- a CDS encoding methionine ABC transporter ATP-binding protein has protein sequence MITVSDLRKVYQQGSKDVVALDGVSLEVPTGKIHGIVGHSGAGKSTLVRCLTLLDQPTSGTVAVNGKELTNVSAAELRNARRRIGMVFQHANLFDSRTTEQNVAYPLELVGTPKDQIASKVAELLELVGLSQFAKAYPSQLSGGQRQRVGIARALTTDPDILLCDEPTSALDPKTTDEILDLVKELRNRLNITVLIITHEMHVVKQVCDSVSLLAGGKIVETGEIETVVTNASGRLASTLLPLPGDAPRAEGSGPILDLLYTGQQATEPVISSVARQFNTDVNVLAGSVEQLGEQQYAHLRLQLNADADVDAIVNHLTSNGIAVTVKGAK, from the coding sequence GTGATCACAGTTAGTGACCTGCGCAAGGTCTACCAACAGGGCAGCAAAGATGTTGTTGCCCTTGATGGTGTCAGCCTTGAAGTCCCCACCGGGAAAATTCATGGCATCGTCGGACATTCGGGAGCCGGTAAGTCGACTCTGGTTCGATGCTTGACCCTGCTTGACCAGCCGACTTCCGGCACCGTAGCTGTCAACGGTAAAGAACTGACAAATGTCAGTGCTGCCGAGCTACGCAATGCTCGTCGCCGCATTGGAATGGTGTTCCAACACGCCAACCTTTTCGATTCTCGGACGACTGAGCAGAACGTTGCCTACCCACTGGAACTGGTGGGCACTCCGAAAGATCAGATTGCCAGCAAGGTTGCTGAGCTTTTGGAACTCGTTGGTCTCTCACAGTTCGCTAAGGCATATCCTTCTCAGCTTTCGGGCGGGCAGCGTCAACGCGTCGGTATCGCCCGAGCACTGACCACCGATCCAGATATCTTGCTTTGTGATGAGCCAACCAGTGCGCTCGATCCAAAGACCACCGATGAGATTCTTGATCTCGTCAAAGAACTCCGCAATCGCCTGAACATCACGGTGCTGATCATCACCCACGAAATGCATGTAGTGAAGCAGGTATGTGATTCCGTGTCGCTACTTGCGGGTGGCAAGATCGTCGAGACCGGCGAAATCGAAACAGTAGTCACCAATGCGTCAGGCCGCTTGGCTTCTACGCTGCTTCCGCTGCCTGGCGACGCACCGCGTGCAGAGGGCTCCGGTCCTATTCTTGACCTCCTCTACACCGGACAACAGGCAACCGAGCCAGTAATTTCCTCCGTAGCTCGCCAGTTCAATACCGATGTCAACGTCTTGGCCGGATCTGTCGAACAGCTTGGTGAGCAGCAGTATGCGCACCTGCGTTTGCAGCTAAACGCTGATGCAGATGTAGATGCCATTGTGAATCATTTGACCTCTAACGGCATCGCCGTGACCGTGAAGGGAGCCAAGTAG
- a CDS encoding ATP-dependent helicase, with translation MDETQAEVRADSQDIVGQLQKSNGPVLVTGAPGTGKTNTLVNTAVARLGDDLDPQSLLIIAPTRLTAASIRDDLSRRAERTFTEPVVRTWSAYAFDLIRRARVEGLLPFLERSPRLLSGPEQDTLIGNLLEGHSSGLTSGPQWPSELELAIETRGFRKEIREFFDRVSELGLEPADIEELGEKATKPEWVAAAHFYQEYRDLLDLGSAEAFDPAGLITRAAQLLEENPEFLHAEQDRLSLVMVDDLQEATLSQHRLLALLTKDRSLIAFAAPDSVVQGFRGARTDQLHRFAQNYAGTTEATFLELTHGYRMPGQITEAWQRIVRRVPIAAGLRGRKIEPRNAGNDETCQALTFENSTLEERFIAQHIVHLSLFENRSLSEMAIVVRNGSQVRSYSRFLEGQGIAVQVPPAEIPLKDEGAVRPLLDLLELAFNDSVAEDPLLMQNLLLSRYGMSTALEIRRLRQLLRQQEAAQGGRRSSQELLETCLREPELAQDLGKPAFGLQRLLKMYGALKTELASGTATPETALWAMWEASGRAQAWREEALGAGTSARRADHDLDAVLSLFQAAERFVDQLPGASVSQFIEHILNQELPMDSLATRAAGGHMVTVLTTAAAAGKEWPIVFIPGLQEGSWPNLRLRGELLGSNALADVVEHGISFLATRTPTHLVRQIRNDELRSFSNAVSRASEQLICTAVDNEDQQPSSFLDLVEPPSTEGRTTTSVPRIRSLPTLVAQLRKTAELSKAAQLGAIQLPEGSNPAEQYQDSVHVLGQLAHSHPPVRGAHPHQWWGLRPLSSTDPVVPEDQPRRISPSKVETLVKSPLNWFVQNAGGTAAHDFAASLGTLIHSIAEEHPDASGSEYQQILEQRWPELEKLDNWEGQRDFDRATLMLKKFAQYCIAMRQEGRELVARELPFEIEVPTTDGTKVQLRGIIDRVEADAQGKVTVVDLKTGSTAPSKNDTLEHPQLGVYQTAIQLGALQEREETAEYSTEPAGASLVYVGTNTKSPTIREQPSLGEDDWARTLILEAASLMGQKEFITRHLAGASGILGNCTLPEICPLCAEGRQVTER, from the coding sequence ATGGATGAAACGCAAGCTGAGGTACGTGCGGATTCTCAGGACATAGTTGGTCAGCTCCAGAAGAGCAACGGTCCGGTGCTCGTTACTGGTGCTCCGGGCACAGGCAAAACTAATACGTTAGTCAACACGGCGGTTGCGCGCCTTGGCGACGACCTAGATCCACAGTCATTACTAATCATTGCTCCCACACGACTGACGGCTGCCTCCATTCGCGATGACCTCAGTCGTCGCGCTGAACGGACTTTTACCGAACCCGTGGTACGCACGTGGTCTGCCTACGCCTTTGACCTCATTCGTCGAGCTCGTGTTGAAGGTCTTCTACCGTTCCTGGAACGATCCCCACGACTGCTCTCAGGGCCAGAACAAGATACGCTGATCGGCAACCTGCTAGAGGGACATTCTTCGGGTCTGACAAGTGGCCCGCAATGGCCCAGCGAGTTGGAACTAGCGATTGAAACCCGTGGTTTCCGCAAAGAGATCCGCGAATTTTTTGACCGAGTCTCAGAGCTTGGGCTGGAACCTGCGGACATTGAAGAGCTTGGGGAAAAAGCGACCAAGCCCGAATGGGTTGCCGCGGCGCATTTCTACCAAGAATATCGTGACCTTCTGGATCTGGGCAGCGCCGAAGCCTTTGACCCTGCAGGACTCATTACCCGTGCCGCGCAACTACTAGAAGAGAATCCAGAATTCCTTCACGCCGAACAGGACCGGCTGTCTTTGGTCATGGTCGATGACCTTCAAGAAGCAACCCTGTCGCAGCATCGCCTTTTGGCGTTGCTGACCAAGGACCGTTCACTTATCGCTTTTGCTGCCCCCGACAGTGTGGTTCAAGGATTCCGAGGAGCTCGCACCGATCAGTTGCATCGCTTTGCACAAAACTACGCCGGCACCACCGAAGCAACATTTCTTGAACTCACTCATGGATATCGGATGCCGGGGCAGATCACCGAAGCGTGGCAACGCATTGTGCGACGGGTCCCCATCGCTGCCGGACTTCGCGGACGAAAAATTGAGCCGAGAAATGCTGGAAACGACGAAACCTGCCAAGCACTGACTTTCGAGAACTCAACTCTCGAAGAACGTTTCATTGCCCAGCACATTGTCCACCTGAGCCTTTTTGAAAACCGGAGTCTTTCCGAAATGGCCATTGTGGTTCGCAACGGATCACAAGTTCGCTCCTACAGCCGATTCCTTGAAGGGCAGGGGATCGCGGTGCAGGTACCCCCGGCAGAAATTCCGCTCAAAGATGAGGGCGCTGTTCGTCCCCTACTCGACCTGCTCGAATTGGCCTTCAATGATTCAGTTGCCGAAGATCCGTTACTGATGCAGAACCTACTGCTATCGCGTTATGGAATGAGTACCGCACTAGAGATTCGGCGCCTGCGTCAGCTGTTGCGCCAACAGGAGGCAGCCCAAGGCGGTCGTCGCTCCAGTCAAGAACTGCTCGAAACCTGTCTTCGTGAACCAGAACTTGCCCAAGACCTAGGTAAGCCAGCCTTTGGACTGCAACGCCTGCTGAAAATGTACGGTGCTCTCAAAACCGAACTTGCCAGCGGAACAGCCACGCCTGAAACCGCACTGTGGGCCATGTGGGAAGCCTCAGGGAGGGCCCAAGCATGGCGGGAAGAGGCCCTGGGCGCGGGAACTTCAGCACGTCGCGCGGACCACGATTTAGATGCAGTTCTCTCACTGTTCCAAGCTGCGGAGCGCTTCGTTGACCAGTTACCTGGCGCCAGCGTGTCTCAGTTCATTGAACATATCCTCAACCAAGAACTGCCGATGGACTCGTTGGCAACTCGGGCCGCTGGCGGACATATGGTCACGGTGCTGACCACGGCGGCTGCCGCAGGCAAAGAGTGGCCAATAGTTTTCATCCCAGGCTTGCAAGAAGGCTCTTGGCCAAACCTGCGATTGCGTGGTGAGTTACTTGGTTCAAATGCCTTAGCTGACGTCGTAGAACATGGCATTAGTTTCCTTGCTACCAGGACACCAACACACTTGGTACGACAGATCAGAAATGACGAGCTCCGTAGCTTCAGCAATGCTGTATCACGAGCCAGCGAACAATTGATCTGCACGGCAGTGGACAATGAGGATCAACAGCCATCTTCATTCCTAGACCTAGTAGAACCCCCAAGCACTGAAGGTCGAACGACAACTTCAGTGCCACGCATCCGGTCCCTGCCCACACTCGTGGCACAACTGCGCAAAACAGCTGAACTGAGCAAAGCAGCACAACTCGGTGCAATACAGCTACCGGAGGGCAGCAACCCAGCCGAGCAATATCAAGATTCAGTGCATGTGCTAGGCCAACTCGCGCACAGCCACCCTCCAGTTCGTGGTGCCCATCCGCACCAATGGTGGGGGCTACGCCCACTGTCGTCCACCGATCCAGTCGTGCCCGAAGACCAACCACGAAGAATTTCACCGTCCAAAGTCGAGACGCTGGTGAAGTCTCCGCTGAATTGGTTTGTGCAAAATGCCGGAGGCACGGCAGCACATGACTTTGCAGCTTCCCTGGGGACATTGATTCACTCCATCGCAGAAGAACATCCGGACGCCAGCGGATCCGAGTACCAACAGATTTTGGAACAGCGCTGGCCAGAACTGGAAAAATTGGACAACTGGGAGGGACAGCGTGACTTTGACCGAGCCACGCTGATGCTCAAGAAGTTTGCTCAATATTGCATTGCGATGAGGCAAGAAGGTCGCGAGTTAGTTGCTCGCGAGTTACCTTTCGAAATTGAGGTGCCAACAACCGACGGCACCAAGGTTCAATTACGAGGCATCATTGACCGTGTCGAAGCCGACGCACAGGGCAAAGTCACCGTAGTCGATCTGAAAACGGGGTCGACCGCGCCGAGTAAGAATGACACACTCGAACACCCCCAGCTCGGTGTCTACCAGACGGCCATCCAATTAGGAGCGCTGCAGGAGCGCGAGGAAACCGCTGAGTATTCCACCGAGCCTGCTGGCGCATCACTTGTCTACGTTGGCACGAACACCAAGAGTCCTACCATCAGGGAACAGCCCTCCCTAGGAGAAGATGACTGGGCACGGACCCTGATCTTGGAAGCAGCCAGTTTGATGGGTCAAAAAGAATTCATTACCCGCCATCTCGCGGGTGCCTCCGGAATTCTCGGCAATTGCACCCTGCCAGAAATTTGCCCACTTTGCGCCGAAGGACGACAGGTCACCGAACGATGA
- a CDS encoding MGMT family protein codes for MTDASGPTQLDYAQAVHQLAQLVPAGAVISYGDVAELLGSGGPRQVGKAMTTAEVGTPWWRVLRADGNIAEPLLPRAREHWEREKLARPGKRVDIKNLRWNPTPKQWEAIDILRLSLGNPKMSELDDEL; via the coding sequence ATGACAGATGCATCAGGGCCAACACAGCTCGACTATGCACAGGCAGTGCATCAACTCGCCCAACTGGTTCCTGCTGGCGCCGTCATCAGTTATGGCGATGTGGCTGAACTTCTGGGTAGCGGAGGTCCGCGCCAAGTCGGCAAAGCCATGACCACCGCTGAAGTGGGAACTCCATGGTGGCGTGTCCTCAGGGCCGACGGCAACATCGCAGAACCACTCTTGCCTAGGGCTCGTGAACATTGGGAACGCGAAAAACTCGCTCGCCCGGGTAAGCGCGTAGATATCAAAAACCTGCGCTGGAATCCTACGCCTAAACAATGGGAAGCGATCGATATCCTCAGGCTGTCACTGGGGAACCCCAAAATGTCTGAATTGGATGATGAACTATAA
- a CDS encoding 3'-5' exonuclease, which yields MNEWHKGLAVGFDLETTGVDTSTARIVTASVVLLDEHGNVVNRREWLVNPEVEIPEAATAVHGISTEKARAEGAPAKQSVQEILQLLMFASEQSPIVAFNASYDFSVLYHEAVRYDLPPFFPGNVIDPFIIDKQVDKFRKGKRTLAAACEFYGVVLENAHTSLADAIACVAVARQIGKRYPQLQVDPQVLHGWQIGWAREQAESFQTYLRKTKPDAVVDGAWPIMEG from the coding sequence ATGAATGAATGGCACAAGGGCCTCGCAGTTGGCTTTGACTTGGAAACTACCGGCGTCGACACTTCGACAGCACGGATTGTTACCGCCTCAGTGGTACTCCTGGATGAACACGGTAACGTCGTGAACCGCCGCGAATGGCTGGTAAATCCCGAAGTCGAGATCCCCGAAGCTGCTACAGCAGTACATGGAATTTCCACGGAGAAGGCCCGTGCCGAGGGAGCGCCAGCAAAGCAGTCGGTGCAAGAAATCTTGCAGCTGTTGATGTTCGCCTCTGAGCAATCACCAATCGTGGCGTTTAACGCGTCCTACGATTTCTCCGTGCTCTACCATGAGGCAGTTCGTTATGACCTACCTCCATTCTTCCCAGGCAATGTCATTGATCCTTTCATCATTGACAAGCAGGTAGACAAGTTCCGCAAGGGCAAGCGCACCTTGGCTGCGGCGTGCGAGTTCTATGGTGTTGTTCTAGAAAACGCCCATACTTCCTTGGCTGATGCCATCGCGTGCGTGGCGGTTGCTCGTCAGATCGGTAAACGGTACCCGCAGTTGCAGGTGGATCCGCAGGTGCTTCATGGTTGGCAAATTGGATGGGCCCGCGAACAGGCCGAAAGCTTCCAAACCTATCTTCGGAAGACGAAACCAGATGCCGTTGTTGACGGTGCCTGGCCGATCATGGAGGGATAG